The Clostridium sporogenes region TTAATGGAGCTTTTAAAATTTTTCTGTCATAATACTTAATAGATATAAAACCTATAGCTAAAACTGCAACTATAGCCATTACTAAAATAATTAGCCTGTTTTTATTTTTCACAAAATCACCACCCATAGGTTAATATAGACAAACAACCAGCCTTAAGCTAGTTGTTTGTTAGAATTATAATGCCTATTTATTTTTTTCTTATTGTAGCTTTTCTTCTTAATTCTGAATTTAATATTTTCTTTCTCATTCTTATATTTTTTGGAGTAACTTCTACTAATTCATCAGATGCTACGAATTCAAGACATTGTTCTAAAGACATTTTTGTAACTGGAACTAACTTTAAAGCTTCATCAGCACCTGAAGATCTAGTATTAGATAAATGCTTTTTCTTACATACATTAACATCTATATCCCCTGTTCTAGAACATTGTCCTGCTATCATACCTGCATATACTGGGGTTCCTGGTTCTAAAAATAGTATTCCTCTTTCTTGAGCATTAAACAATCCATAAGTTATAGCTTCTCCAGATTCAAATACTACTAATGATCCTCTTGATCTTTCAGGTATCTCTCCTTTATATGCTTCATAATCTTCTAATACATGGTTCATTATACCATTTCCCTTAGTATCAGTCATAAATTCATTTCTGAATCCTATTAATCCTCTTGCTGGAACTTTAAATTCTAATCTTGTATAACCATTTATAGCTGAAGTCATATTAATCATCTCAGCTTTTCTTGGTCCTAATTTTTCCATAACTACACCCATAAATTCTTCTGGTACATCTATAGTTAATCTTTCAATAGGTTCTAATTTTTTACCATTTTCTTCTTTAAATATAACTGTTGGTTTTGAAACTTGGAATTCGTAACCTTCTCTTCTCATAGTTTCTATTAATACAGATAAATGAAGTTCTCCTCTTCCACTTACTTTAAAGCATTCTGCTCTATCTGTATCTTCTACCCTTAAGCTAACATTAGTTTCTAATTCTTTTATAAGTCTATCTCTTAAATGTCTTGATGTAACAAACTTACCATCTTGTCCTGCAAAAGGAGAATCATTAACCATAAAGTTCATGCTTAATGTAGGCTCATCTATCTCTACAAAAGGAAGAGCTTCTGGTTCATTAACATCCGCTACAGTTTCTCCTATATTAATATCTGGTATACCTGCTACCGCTACTATATCTCCTAGTTTAGCTTCTTCTGTCTCTATTCTTGCTAATCCATCGTAAACATATAGTGAAGATATTTTTACATTTTCTACTTTTCCATCTTTTCTTATTAAAGCTACCTGTTGATTCTTCTTTATGCTTCCTCTTTCTATTTTACCAATACCTATTTTACCTACATATTCATTATAATCTATAGTAGTTACTAACATTTGTAATGGTTTATCTATATGTCCTTCTGGTGATTTAACATTTTTAATTATAGCTTCAAATAAAGCTTCCATATTATCTGATTCATCTTCCATTTCATTTTTAGCTATACCGTCTCTAGCTGAACAATATATTACTGGGAAATCTAATTGATCATCATTAGCTCCAAGCTCTACGAACAAGTCAAATATTTCATCTAGAACTTCTTCTGGTCTACCATCTGGTTTATCAATCTTATTTATTACCACTATTGGCTTAAGGTTAAGTTCTAATGCCTTTTTAGTAACAAACTTTGTTTGTGGCATAGCTCCTTCATAGGAATCTACTACTAATAATACACTATCTACCATTTTTAGCACACGTTCAACTTCTCCTCCAAAATCCGCGTGTCCTGGAGTATCTACTATATTTATCTTAATACCGTTATAATTTACGGCAGTATTTTTAGATAATATAGTTATTCCTCTTTCTTTTTCTATGTCATTAGAGTCCATAACTCTTTCCTCTACCTTTTCGTTGTCTCTAAAAACGTGGCTTTGTCTCAAAAGTGCATCTACAAGTGTTGTCTTACCGTGGTCAACGTGAGCGATTATTGCCACATTTCTAATGTCATTTCTAACAAATAAACTCATATTCTTTCCTCCAATTATTAAATTAAAAAACTTATATATTTTATCTCACAGATAAGTACCATTAATCTATGATTATTAAATAAATGGCACTAAGTCCCGGATAATTTCACTAATCTTTAGCAAAAGCTATTACTTCTTCTAAAGGCAAGTTCTAATAAATATTTTCTATTATTTACTTTTAAAATTTTAAACCAAAGATTTTTAGTTGAAATATCATTTACTCAAAAAAATTGGATACTTCCTAGTATCCAACTTGGTTCACCTTATTATTTTAATATTATACTCAAAAAAAGTCAACTTATGTAGTATATTAATTTATTTATCTAAAGTTGTATCTACTGATTCCTTAAACATTTTCATTATATCTTTCTTTATTACTGCCTGTTTTTCGTAAAAATTTAAATTATTTAATGATTTTATATTAGACTTCATAATTATTTAACTACCAATACCAACGAAAGTGTCCTATATCAAAATAATCTTAATTAAATAATGTATAAGATTTAATTAAATTAAAAAGCTATGAATTTGAAATATTATATTTCTACAATTCATAGCTTACTTTTTTAAAATTATTAGGTATTAAAAAGCTCTTTAAAATATTTCTTTAAAAATTATTTTTTATAAGCTATTTTAATATATTGTACTATATTTCCATTATAATTGGTAATATCATAGGTTTTCTCTTTGTTTTTTCATATAAGAATCCTCTTAAAACATCTTTTATATTCGTTTTAATTGCAGCCCATTCTGTAATATGATTTCTTTCACATTCTTCTAGAGCTTTTTTTACTAAATCTTTAGCTTCTTCCATTAAATCCTCTGATTCTCTTACATAAACAAAACCTCTTGATATTATATCAGGGCCTGCAATAACAGAACCTGAAACCTTTTCTATAGTAACAACTACTGTTAATATACCATCTTGAGATAAGTGTTTTCTATCTCTTAATACTATATTCCCTACGTCTCCTACACCTAGTCCATCTACAAATACTTGACCTGATACTACAGAGCCATTTTTTCTAATGCATTCCCTACTTACTTCTATAACATCACCTATATCTGAAACCATAACATGGTTTTCTGGTAATCCTAATTGACAAGCAAGTTCTCCATGTTGTTTTAAGTGTCTATACTCTCCATGAACAGGTATAAAATATTTAGGTCTTAGTAATGTATGCATAAGTTTAAGTTCTTCCTGGCATGCATGACCAGATACATGTATATCTGCAAGTGTTTCATATATGACATCTGCACCCTTTTTAAATAACTGATTTATCACCCTAGATACTAATTTTTCATTACCTGGAATAGGTGTTGCAGATATAATTACCTTATCGCCAGGCTTTATATTTACTTTTTTATGCTCTGAAGCTGCCATTCTAGAAAGAGCTGACATAGGTTCTCCTTGACTTCCTGTAGTTATTATAACTACTTGGTCATCTGGATATTTATTTATAGCATCTATGCTTATAAATATATTTTTTTCTGCTTTTATATATCCAAGCTTCATAGCTACTTCCATAATATTTTCCATACTCCTACCGGAAACTGCTACTTTTCTTTTGAATTTTTCAGCAGCTCTTATTATTTGTTGAATTCTATGGATGTGAGATGCAAAAGTAGCAACAATTATTCTTCCTTTAACCCCTGAGAATATATTTAGAAAAGCTTCCCCTACAGTACTTTCTGACATGGTATAGCCTGGCCTTTCTACATTTGTACTATCTGCCATCATAGCTATAACTCCACGCTTGCCTATTTCAGCAAATCTAGCTAAATCTGTAACATGACCATCTATAGGGGTGTAGTCTATTTTAAAGTCTCCTGTATGGAGAACAACCCCCAAAGGTGTATGTATAGCTATAGCTACTGTGTCTGCTATACTGTGGCTAGTTCTTATAAATTCCACAGAAACATTTTGAAGTCTAATTATTTCCCTTGGCTTTATGCATTTTAACTCTACAGAACTTAGTAGTCCATGTTCTTTTAACTTGGTTTCTACTATGCCTAATGTAAGCTTAGTTCCGTATACTGGTACATTTACTTCTCTCAAAACATAGGGCAATGCTCCTATATGATCTTCATGACCATGAGTTAAAAATATACCTTTTACTTTATTGATATTCTTTTTAAGATAAGTTATATCAGGAATAACCACATCTATCCCTAACATATCGTCGTCTGGAAACTTAAGGCCGCAATCTATAACTACTATATCATTTTTATATTCTATAACAGTTAAATTTTTGCCAATTTCATTCAAGCCGCCTAAAGGAATAATCTTTACTTTATCCTTCTCCTTATCTTTTACTCTATCTTTTACTTTATCTCTTTCTTTGTCCACTCGCAAACTCCTTCCCTCCTTTTTCTTTTATGTTTTTATCATAGTTTTATTATTTATTTTCCTTGACATTCCTTGCAGATACCGTAGAACTTTAAACTATGATTCTCTATTTTAAAATTATATTCTTCTTCAATATTTTCTTCTAAATCTTCTAAGAAATCATCCTTAACCTCTATTACCTTATTACACTTACTACATATTAAGTGATGGTGCTGATGATTTTCATCTTCATTTACCAATTCATATCTACTACATCCATCATCTAGGTCTAATTTATATATAACACCCATTTCTTCTAAAAGTTGTACTGTTCTATATACCGTTGCAAGACCTATTTCTGGGCATTCCTCTTTTACTAAATCGTATAACTCTTCTGTAGTTAAATGGCTACCCTCGTGTTTCTTTATCATATCTATAATTGCTCTTCTTTGAGGAGTTAACTTATATCCCTTAGATTTTAATTCTTCTTTTAACTTTTCAATTTCTTCTCTCTTAAAATCTGCCACTTTTCATTCCACCTTTAACTACTTTATTTTAATATAAGTTTAATACAGTATTATCTCATTGTCAATTGATAATCTTTATCTTTAATTTCAAATTATATTTATAAATTATATAAAAACTATTATTCTTCTGAAAATAACAATTCATAAGCCTCTGCTACCATATTAAATTCTTCATCTTCTTCTACTGGTACTAGCACTTCTTCACCCTTATCATTATTATCTATTCTAAGAGCTATGGCCTCATCTACTTCTTCATCCTTTGGAACTACAACTACATATTCTTTATCTTCTATATCAAGCTTTGTTATTACTTCAAATTCAGTTTCTTTTCCTTCTTCATCTGTTAATGTTATTGTATCTATATTATTATCCATATCATTATCCTCCTTATTTTGATAAACTATCTAAGTATCCTTGTAATATATAAGTAGCAGCTATTTTATCTACTATTTTTTTCCTCTTTGAGCGAGATAAATCCGCCTCTAGCATAGCTCTAGTAGCCGCTACAGTGGTTAATCTTTCGTCCCACATTTTTATTTCAATATTCACATGTTCTTTTATTAAATCACAAAATTCTAGGACCTTTTCACTTTGCGGTCCTAATGTACCATTCATATTTTTAGGAAGCCCTGATACTATAGTATCTACTTCATATTCATCACATATTTTTTTTATCTCTTCCAAATCATATGCTTCACTTTTTCTTCTTATAGTTGTAATTCCTTGTGCTGTAAAACCTAATGGATCACTTATAGCTACCCCAATAGTTCTATCACCTATATCTAGCCCTAATATTCTCATAAATCTCTCCTAAGTATTGTATTTATATCAAACTCCTATATTATCGGAGTAAGTCATCATCTTTAAATCCTAGATTTGTGTTACCTTTATACGAATCCCCTATTATATAAGAGTAAGGCATTCACACCAAATCGTAGATTTGGGTTCACTTTATACGAAACTCCTATTACATAGGAGTAAGCGATTCACACCAAATCGTAGATTTGGGTTCACTGCTTATATTATTTCCATATTTAAAATAAAAATGCCCTACAGGGCATTTTTATTTTTTTAATTTATCCCTAAATATGATTTTATTACTTCCTCTAGTATTTCATCTCTTTCTAGCTTTATAACTAAAGACCTAGCTCCATTATAATTAGTTATATAAGTTGGATCACCAGAGATCAAATATCCCACTAGTTGATTTACTGGATTATAACCTTTCTCTAGCAAAGAATTATAAACTTTTGTAAGTATTTCTTTTGTTAATGTTTTTTTATTTTCTACAGGATCAAATTGTATTGTTTTATCTCCACTCATTTTATCACCTTCCTATACAATCTTTAAGGATTGCAACTTTCTTTGGAGCAACCAGTATTTGAGTGTTTTTTATGTTCTTTAATTATATTATAAGACATATTTATTAAAAAGTATACTATTTAACTAAACTTTCCACTACAGTTTCTACTGTTTTTATGGCCTCTTCTAATTTATTTGGATCTTTACCTCCTGCTTGTGCCATGTCTGGTCTTCCACCTCCGCCACCACCGGCTATAGTTGCAACCTCTTTAATTATCTTTCCACAATGTACTCCCTTAGCTACTGTATCTTTAGTTGCCATAGCAACAAATAAAACTTTACCTTTATAGTTACTTCCTAGAACAACTACTCCACTTTGCATATTATCTCTTATTTTATCTCCTAAATCTCTTAGGGCATTTCCATCTATATCCTTCACTGCCGCTGCTGCTACTTTAACACCTTTTATTTCTTTTATGTTATTTAATATTTCATCCTCTGCACCACTTGCTAGTTTTAATTTTAAAGCGTCTATTTCCTTTTCTTTTTCTTTCATTTCTAAAACTTGATGACTTAATTTGTTTAATAATTCTTTTTCATTGCATTTTAATATTTGAGCTGCGTCTTTTAATATGTCATTTTTATGATTTACATATTCCATAGCTTTAAAGCCTGTTACTGCCTCTATTCTTCTTATACCAGCTGCAACCCCTGCCTCTGAAACTATTTTAAACATTCCAATTTCACCACTATTGCCTACATGAGTTCCACCACATAATTCTTTACTAAACTCTCCTACAGAAACTACTCTAACATCATCCTTATATTTATTGTCGAATAATGCAATAGCCCCCTGTTCTTTTGCTTCTCCTATGTTCATTACTTTAGTATTTACAACATTAGCTTTCATTATCTCTTTATTTACTATCTTTTCTACTTCTTTTAATTCAGTCTCTGATACTGCTTCAAAATGGCTAAAATCAAATCTTAATCTTTCATCATCCACATAGGAACCTGATTGCTGTACATGATCTCCTACCACTTTTATCAAGGCAGCATGTAATATATGGGTTGCTGTATGATTTTTTCTTATGCTGTTTCTTCTTTCTTCATTTACTTTTAAAATAACCTCGTCCTCTAAACCTACTTTTCCCTCTAAGACTTTTACGAAATGAAGTATTTTTCCTGATATATTTTTTTTGCAATCTAAAACCTCTGCTTTAAAATTATCATTATATATAGTACCTGTATCTCCTATTTGACCACCCATTTCTGCATAAAATGGAGTATTATAAGTTACTATTACCCCTTTATTTCCTTTTTCAATCTGATTTTTAAACTCTTCATTTTTTACAATTAAAACTACTTTTGATTTAAGTTCTAATTTATCGTAACCTTCAAATTGTGTATTTATACTTAAATCTATTTTATTTAATATAGTATCTTCTGCACCCATATAATTAGTTTCTTCTCTAGCGGATCTAGCCCTTTCTCTTTGCTCCTTCATTTCTTTATTAAAGCCTTCTTTGTCTATTTTTATATCTTGCTCTTCTAAGATTTCTTCCGTTAATTCTACTGGGAATCCATAAGTATCATATAGTTTGAAAGCTTTATCTCCTGAAAGAACTTTATGATTATTATTCTTAACTTCTTTTATATAATCATTTAATATTTGCATACCAGCATCTATAGTTTCATCAAATCTTTCTTCTTCTAGTTTTATAACTTTCTTTATATATTCTTTTTTTTCTTCTAATTCTGGATAATTTTTATAACAATTTTGTATAACTATATCTGTTAAGTTATACAAAAATGTATTGTTTATCCCTAAAGTTTTTCCATGTCTTGCAGCCCTTCTTAAAAGTCTTCTAAGAACATATCCCCTTCCTTCATTAGAAGGTAATATACCATCGCTTATCATAAAAGTAATACTTCTTATATGATCTGTTATTATTCTTATAGATATATCTTTTACCCTATCCTCTTTATAATTAGCTCCTGAAAGTTTACACACTTGGTCTAATACAGATTTTATTGTATCAACTTCAAATATACTATCCACATTTTGCATTATAGTAGCCATTCTTTCAAGTCCCATGCCTGTATCTATATTAGGATTGACAAGTCTGTTATAATTTCCTTCTTCATCCTTATCAAACTGAGTAAATACTAAATTCCAAAATTCTACTATTTTATCTTCATCACTAGCTTTTACAAACTCCTCTGAAGTTTTAACCTCTCCTGCTCCTCTATCAAAATGAATTTCTGAACAAGGTCCACAGGGTCCTAATCCATGTTCCCAAAAGTTATCTTCTTTTCCTAATCTAAATATTCTTTTAGGATCTACATCTGTTTTATTTACCCATATATCCAAGGCTTCATCGTCCTCTTCATATATAGTCACATATAATTTCTCTTTAGGTAATTTTAAAACTTCTGTAGTAAATTCCCAAGCCCAAGGAATAACTTCTTCTTTAAAATAATCTCCAAAAGAAAAATTTCCCATCATCTCAAAGAAAGTACCATGTCTTGAAGTTTTACCTACATTTTCAATATCTCCAGTTCTTACACACTTTTGACAAGTAGTAACCCGTTTACTTGGTGGAACTTGAAGACCTGTAAAATAAGGCTTTAAAGGCGCCATTCCTGCATTTATTAGAAGTAAACTTTTATCATTTTTAGGCACTAAAGAAAAACTTGGTAATCTAAAATGTGCTTTACTTTCAAAAAACTTTAGATATTCTTCTCTTATTTCATTTAAACCCATTCTTTCCATGGCTTATCGCTCCTTTATTTTCATATTTTTGTAATAAAAAAAACCTTCAATCCCTAAAAAGGGACGAAAGTTATATTCCGCGGTACCACCCTAATTTAAATACAAAACTGCATTTACAACTCCTGTAAAATAGTTCATAAACAGCCTTCAGTACAAAACTTAAGAAGTTTTCACCAGCCACTTCCTCTCTATATAAAGTTAATCTACTTACTCCTTTTAATCATCACTATTATATATATTCATTTAATATTATTATGCTCAAATTATAAATAAAAATTATCATTATGTCAAGATATGCAAAAATTTATCCCATAATTTATTTAAAATAAATAATAATTTAAATCCTCATATATAATTTTCATTATAACTCCTATAGGTATAGCTAAAACCATTCCTACAAAGCCATATATTTTTCCTCCTATTAAAAGAAGCAATATAACTGTTAAAGGATGCATATCTACACTATCTCCTGTGATTTTAGGAGACAGTATATCCCCTTCTATTTGTTGTATAGAATATAATAAAATTAAAGCCCACAAAGCTGTTTTAGGTGATTTTGTAAAGGCTATTAATATAGCTGGCAAGGATCCTATAACCGGCCCAAAATAAGGTATTATATTGAAAAAACCATTTATCAAAGATAATAATATAGGTAATTTTATGCCTAGACCTACTAAGACTAAGAAAGTAAGTATTGTTATTATTAAACATAATATTATTTGACTTATAATATATCGTGCTAAAATTTTATCTATGTCCTCAAATACATTTTTTACTATACCTCTTATCTTAACAGGAAAAATCATAAAAAATTTTTGTGTTATTTTATCTCCTGCAGCTAAAAAATAATATACTATTATAGGAATAACTGCATAATCCAATATATTTTCTCCAAGCCCTACAAATTTATTTAAAATATTTTCTCCAATTGATACCGTATAATTTTCAATTTTCCCATTTATTTTATTTAAAATACCACCTAAAATTTTATTATTATTTAATAAATTTATTTTATTATATATATAATCTATATATTTCTGAATATAGCCTACAGAACTTGTTATATTGTACCCTTCTTTTATTATGGCAGGTATTATAGAAATAATAAAAACTCCTATAATTATTATTAATGTAACAACTAAAAGTAATGCAGAAAATTTCTTATTTATACCCTTATGCTTTAAAAATGTATGTATAGGTTTTAGTATATAATATATAACAAATGATATAAAAAATAAGGAAAGTATATCTCTTACTATAGTATTTTTTATAAGTATGATAAAAAATACTAGGAATACTAATATAAAAAATAATAGTTTACAGTACAAATTTTTATAGCATTTCTTCATAATTTTTTACTCCTATGTATTTATTTTGTTTTTAATCATAATTTTAAAATCTAAATTTCTACTTTTGTAATTAAAGTAAAGTAAATTTTTTTCTCCTAATATTATTTCATTTGGACTTATTATTTTTTTACCTTTTATAAAATTATTTAAAAATCCCATAGATATTATAATGGCAGCCATTTTAAAATTATCTTCATCTATTATTATATCTTCAATAACCCCCATTAAAACTCCCTCTATATCTATAACCTCTAAATGCTTTATATCATTAAAGCTCAAATACTTTCCTCTTTCTAATTTTTTTACTACCATATTTTTATTTATTGATATTATATCCTCTACAAGCACTATATTATTTTTATTTAATATTTTATAAGAACTCACACAAAAACCTATAATTTTTTCTTCATTAAAATCTATTAATATATCCTTTATAAAACCTGCTTTTTTACCATTACTATAGTATACATTCATATATTTAAAATATTTGCTTCTATACATATTTACCTCACTTTATATTAATATTTTAAAGTTAAAAGCTTATAAAACTTATGTTTCAATTATCATCATCTTACCTTTAGTTTTATCAAAAAAATAAAAAATACCCTCTTTAGTGAGGGTATTTTTAAAATATCTTATATAAACAGAATTCTTGGCTTCAGAAGGAGTTTTTACTCCCACTAAAGCTTATTAACAGACTTCTTAGGAGTTTCACTTCTTAGAATTCGTTATCCTTTAGGAGAAATCGTTATCCAGAGACGTAACCACTCTTTATTTCCACTTTGAAGAAAAGCAGAGAGTCCAAATCTTCGATTTGGTGCGAATCGCTTTCACAGAGTGCGATGGGAGTATTAGAGCGGATAGTCATCTGATAAAAATAATTTATTATGTTTTATAGTAATCTACAAATCTATTAATGACCATGTACATGTTCGTGAATATGTTCAGAAT contains the following coding sequences:
- a CDS encoding ribonuclease J — translated: MRVDKERDKVKDRVKDKEKDKVKIIPLGGLNEIGKNLTVIEYKNDIVVIDCGLKFPDDDMLGIDVVIPDITYLKKNINKVKGIFLTHGHEDHIGALPYVLREVNVPVYGTKLTLGIVETKLKEHGLLSSVELKCIKPREIIRLQNVSVEFIRTSHSIADTVAIAIHTPLGVVLHTGDFKIDYTPIDGHVTDLARFAEIGKRGVIAMMADSTNVERPGYTMSESTVGEAFLNIFSGVKGRIIVATFASHIHRIQQIIRAAEKFKRKVAVSGRSMENIMEVAMKLGYIKAEKNIFISIDAINKYPDDQVVIITTGSQGEPMSALSRMAASEHKKVNIKPGDKVIISATPIPGNEKLVSRVINQLFKKGADVIYETLADIHVSGHACQEELKLMHTLLRPKYFIPVHGEYRHLKQHGELACQLGLPENHVMVSDIGDVIEVSRECIRKNGSVVSGQVFVDGLGVGDVGNIVLRDRKHLSQDGILTVVVTIEKVSGSVIAGPDIISRGFVYVRESEDLMEEAKDLVKKALEECERNHITEWAAIKTNIKDVLRGFLYEKTKRKPMILPIIMEI
- the typA gene encoding translational GTPase TypA; translated protein: MSLFVRNDIRNVAIIAHVDHGKTTLVDALLRQSHVFRDNEKVEERVMDSNDIEKERGITILSKNTAVNYNGIKINIVDTPGHADFGGEVERVLKMVDSVLLVVDSYEGAMPQTKFVTKKALELNLKPIVVINKIDKPDGRPEEVLDEIFDLFVELGANDDQLDFPVIYCSARDGIAKNEMEDESDNMEALFEAIIKNVKSPEGHIDKPLQMLVTTIDYNEYVGKIGIGKIERGSIKKNQQVALIRKDGKVENVKISSLYVYDGLARIETEEAKLGDIVAVAGIPDINIGETVADVNEPEALPFVEIDEPTLSMNFMVNDSPFAGQDGKFVTSRHLRDRLIKELETNVSLRVEDTDRAECFKVSGRGELHLSVLIETMRREGYEFQVSKPTVIFKEENGKKLEPIERLTIDVPEEFMGVVMEKLGPRKAEMINMTSAINGYTRLEFKVPARGLIGFRNEFMTDTKGNGIMNHVLEDYEAYKGEIPERSRGSLVVFESGEAITYGLFNAQERGILFLEPGTPVYAGMIAGQCSRTGDIDVNVCKKKHLSNTRSSGADEALKLVPVTKMSLEQCLEFVASDELVEVTPKNIRMRKKILNSELRRKATIRKK
- a CDS encoding IreB family regulatory phosphoprotein; this encodes MSGDKTIQFDPVENKKTLTKEILTKVYNSLLEKGYNPVNQLVGYLISGDPTYITNYNGARSLVIKLERDEILEEVIKSYLGIN
- the alaS gene encoding alanine--tRNA ligase, which gives rise to MERMGLNEIREEYLKFFESKAHFRLPSFSLVPKNDKSLLLINAGMAPLKPYFTGLQVPPSKRVTTCQKCVRTGDIENVGKTSRHGTFFEMMGNFSFGDYFKEEVIPWAWEFTTEVLKLPKEKLYVTIYEEDDEALDIWVNKTDVDPKRIFRLGKEDNFWEHGLGPCGPCSEIHFDRGAGEVKTSEEFVKASDEDKIVEFWNLVFTQFDKDEEGNYNRLVNPNIDTGMGLERMATIMQNVDSIFEVDTIKSVLDQVCKLSGANYKEDRVKDISIRIITDHIRSITFMISDGILPSNEGRGYVLRRLLRRAARHGKTLGINNTFLYNLTDIVIQNCYKNYPELEEKKEYIKKVIKLEEERFDETIDAGMQILNDYIKEVKNNNHKVLSGDKAFKLYDTYGFPVELTEEILEEQDIKIDKEGFNKEMKEQRERARSAREETNYMGAEDTILNKIDLSINTQFEGYDKLELKSKVVLIVKNEEFKNQIEKGNKGVIVTYNTPFYAEMGGQIGDTGTIYNDNFKAEVLDCKKNISGKILHFVKVLEGKVGLEDEVILKVNEERRNSIRKNHTATHILHAALIKVVGDHVQQSGSYVDDERLRFDFSHFEAVSETELKEVEKIVNKEIMKANVVNTKVMNIGEAKEQGAIALFDNKYKDDVRVVSVGEFSKELCGGTHVGNSGEIGMFKIVSEAGVAAGIRRIEAVTGFKAMEYVNHKNDILKDAAQILKCNEKELLNKLSHQVLEMKEKEKEIDALKLKLASGAEDEILNNIKEIKGVKVAAAAVKDIDGNALRDLGDKIRDNMQSGVVVLGSNYKGKVLFVAMATKDTVAKGVHCGKIIKEVATIAGGGGGGRPDMAQAGGKDPNKLEEAIKTVETVVESLVK
- a CDS encoding Fur family transcriptional regulator, encoding MADFKREEIEKLKEELKSKGYKLTPQRRAIIDMIKKHEGSHLTTEELYDLVKEECPEIGLATVYRTVQLLEEMGVIYKLDLDDGCSRYELVNEDENHQHHHLICSKCNKVIEVKDDFLEDLEENIEEEYNFKIENHSLKFYGICKECQGK
- a CDS encoding DUF1292 domain-containing protein gives rise to the protein MDNNIDTITLTDEEGKETEFEVITKLDIEDKEYVVVVPKDEEVDEAIALRIDNNDKGEEVLVPVEEDEEFNMVAEAYELLFSEE
- a CDS encoding AI-2E family transporter, which translates into the protein MKKCYKNLYCKLLFFILVFLVFFIILIKNTIVRDILSLFFISFVIYYILKPIHTFLKHKGINKKFSALLLVVTLIIIIGVFIISIIPAIIKEGYNITSSVGYIQKYIDYIYNKINLLNNNKILGGILNKINGKIENYTVSIGENILNKFVGLGENILDYAVIPIIVYYFLAAGDKITQKFFMIFPVKIRGIVKNVFEDIDKILARYIISQIILCLIITILTFLVLVGLGIKLPILLSLINGFFNIIPYFGPVIGSLPAILIAFTKSPKTALWALILLYSIQQIEGDILSPKITGDSVDMHPLTVILLLLIGGKIYGFVGMVLAIPIGVIMKIIYEDLNYYLF
- a CDS encoding PRC-barrel domain-containing protein, which gives rise to MYRSKYFKYMNVYYSNGKKAGFIKDILIDFNEEKIIGFCVSSYKILNKNNIVLVEDIISINKNMVVKKLERGKYLSFNDIKHLEVIDIEGVLMGVIEDIIIDEDNFKMAAIIISMGFLNNFIKGKKIISPNEIILGEKNLLYFNYKSRNLDFKIMIKNKINT
- the ruvX gene encoding Holliday junction resolvase RuvX, encoding MRILGLDIGDRTIGVAISDPLGFTAQGITTIRRKSEAYDLEEIKKICDEYEVDTIVSGLPKNMNGTLGPQSEKVLEFCDLIKEHVNIEIKMWDERLTTVAATRAMLEADLSRSKRKKIVDKIAATYILQGYLDSLSK